A genome region from Gossypium hirsutum isolate 1008001.06 chromosome A04, Gossypium_hirsutum_v2.1, whole genome shotgun sequence includes the following:
- the LOC107898020 gene encoding receptor-like protein 9DC3, which produces MQRFSSFLNASKSLRDLDISDNQIHCSITKWEAEGWENLVTLRLSMNFMTGVEQVPGKNLLTLDLGSNSLQGPLPALPRTLLYLLISDNELVGEIPSKICNLSILAVLDLSKNKLGGIIPDCPENFSDLHQVVNLKMNYFIGKIPRWLQSDSLRSLNLNGNQLEGSIPQSLANCNRLEVLDLGNNKLEDTFPYWLGTLPELQVLIIRSNRFHGDIRNFNDTYSFRSLRMIDLSRNEFTGHLPLELFENFKAIRDIQENKTGGPEYIGGDYYQDSVTVTMKGSDLELVRILTVFTIIDFSSNHFKGPIPKAIGELNSLIVLNFSHNSLTGNIPPSFGKLAALESLDLSSNKLQGRIPIQLTNLTFLGALNISHNNLEGPIPLANHFDTFSNDSFAGNSGLCGFPLSKTCGNDQEPKSPPPTVADESEIALTWKIAAMGYGSGLVIGLSMGYIVFTTGRPRWLVKMIKRNQEKRMRRRIHRNGRRKN; this is translated from the coding sequence ATGCAACGTTTCTCAAGCTTCTTGAATGCATCCAAGTCCTTGCGAGATTTAGATATTTCTGATAACCAAATTCATTGTTCTATTACAAAATGGGAAGCCGAAGGATGGGAGAACTTGGTCACTTTAAGACTTTCTATGAACTTCATGACTGGCGTAGAGCAAGTTCCGGGGAAGAATCTATTGACTCTCGACCTTGGTTCCAATTCACTTCAAGGACCACTTCCAGCTCTGCCACGAACATTGCTTTATTTGTTAATCTCAGACAATGAGCTGGTCGGAGAAATCCCTTCAAAGATTTGTAATTTGTCTATTCTTGCTGTACTGGACTTGTCCAAGAACAAGTTGGGTGGAATTATTCCAGACTGTCCTGAGAATTTTAGTGACCTTCACCAAGTTGTGAATTTGAAGATGAATTACTTTATTGGAAAAATCCCAAGATGGCTTCAAAGTGATTCGTTGAGAAGTCTTAACCTCAATGGCAACCAACTTGAAGGATCTATTCCACAATCATTGGCGAACTGCAACCGTTTGGAAGTTTTAGATTTAGGCAACAACAAATTGGAGGACACATTTCCATATTGGTTAGGTACACTTCCGGAGCTGCAAGTTCTTATCATTAGATCTAATAGATTCCATGGTGACATTCGGAATTTCAATGACACATATTCCTTCAGGAGTTTGCGAATGATTGATCTCTCTCGAAATGAGTTTACTGGTCACTTGCCACTTGAACTCTTTGAAAATTTCAAAGCAATAAGagatattcaagaaaacaaaacTGGTGGTCCAGAGTACATTGGTGGAGATTATTATCAAGACTCAGTAACTGTAACAATGAAAGGGTCGGATCTCGAACTTGTGAGAATTTTAACTGTTTTCACAATCATTGATTTTTCAAGCAACCATTTCAAGGGGCCGATTCCTAAAGCAATTGGAGAACTTAACTCACTCATAGTGCTTAACTTCTCACACAACAGCTTAACAGGTAATATCCCACCATCatttggaaaattggcagcactTGAATCATTGGATCTCTCATCAAACAAGCTTCAAGGAAGAATTCCAATACAATTAACCAACTTGACATTTCTGGGAGCATTGAATATTTCTCATAACAATCTTGAAGGGCCTATACCGTTAGCTAATCACTTCGATACTTTCTCAAATGATTCCTTCGCCGGAAACTCCGGGCTATGTGGATTCCCACTGTCAAAGACATGTGGCAACGACCAGGAACCAAAGTCGCCTCCACCAACAGTTGCTGATGAATCTGAAATAGCACTTACTTGGAAAATTGCAGCAATGGGTTATGGAAGTGGACTAGTGATAGGATTGAGCATGGGATACATTGTTTTCACAACTGGGAGACCTCGTTGGCTAGTGAAAATGATCAAGCGAAACCAAGAAAAAAGAATGAGAAGGAGGATCCATCGAAATGGAAGGAGGAAGAATTAG
- the LOC121228040 gene encoding receptor-like protein Cf-9 has protein sequence MVYLILCFLLGFFNSSLLSPSLSVSSTHLCRPEQSSALLNFKSNLSISRSIYKTHCLGEVHIPSHKTDSWDEGTNCCKWEVVMCDNKKGNVIGLDLRCSGLIGSLQSNSSLFSLQNLRWLNLAGNDLGISEIPSEFGKLRSLTYLNLSGAGFTGFVPPEISLLSDLVSLDLSLNYGLFFRNHDFNMLVHNLTKLENIVLRGMSLSLVVPYSFLNLTVSLKHLSLSYCDLQGNFPTQVFHLPYLENIILRSNPNLTVYLPETNWSSPLSLLDVSRTRFPKGLPGSIGNLKHLKALSLSSCVFMGSIPSTLGNLTKLTFLDISDNMFQGQIPDVFGNLNDLSSMDFSSNNFSGVFPSSAFNLTSFTFMDFSFNFLQGTLPNNISGLSYLQKLYLYANLLSGRVPGWLFSLPSLEYLDLHSNKLNGPIDPIQEPNLVQQVDLSKNEIQGTVPSSFFDLINLTFLDLSSNNLSDNIKSCMLVKLRNLTVLDLSFNNLLSVTRCSDDVNSTLPMIDQFYFSCWINGSSKESKNE, from the coding sequence ATGGTATATTTAATCCTATGCTTCCTTTTGGGCTTCTTCAACTCTTCATTGCTATCCCCTTCTTTGTCTGTTTCTTCAACACATTTATGTCGTCCCGAACAGAGTTCTGCATTGCTGAATTTCAAGAGCAACCTTTCCATTTCCAGATCCATTTATAAAACTCATTGTTTAGGAGAAGTTCACATTCCTTCTCACAAGACGGATTCTTGGGATGAAGGTACTAATTGTTGCAAATGGGAAGTTGTGATGTGTGATAACAAGAAAGGCAATGTGATCGGCCTTGATCTCAGATGTAGTGGACTAATTGGTTCCCTCCAATCAAATAGTTCCCTCTTCTCACTTCAAAACCTTCGATGGCTCAACCTTGCCGGCAATGATCTCGGCATCTCTGAAATCCCATCTGAATTTGGGAAGTTGAGGAGTCTAACTTATCTCAATCTCTCTGGCGCTGGATTCACTGGTTTTGTCCCACCTGAAATCTCTCTTTTGTCAGATCTAGTTTCGCTTGACCTCAGTCTGAATTATGGTTTGTTTTTTAGGAACCATGATTTTAACATGCTTGTCCATAACCttacaaaattagaaaatattgtCCTCCGCGGTATGAGTTTGTCTCTGGTTGTACCTTATTCTTTCCTTAACTTGACCGTCTCGTTGAAGCATCTAAGTCTTTCTTACTGTGATTTGCAAGGAAATTTCCCAACCCAAGTTTTCCATCTTCCATATCTTGAAAACATCATTTTAAGAAGTAATCCAAATCTCACTGTTTATCTACCAGAAACAAATTGGAGCAGTCCCCTTAGTTTGTTGGATGTTTCACGGACAAGGTTTCCAAAAGGGTTACCCGGCTCAATTGGTAATCTTAAACACTTGAAAGCACTTAGCCTTTCTAGTTGTGTTTTTATGGGGTCAATCCCTTCAACACTTGGAAACCTCACAAAACTCACCTTCTTGGATATCTCAGACAACATGTTCCAAGGGCAAATTCCAGATGTTTTTGGGAACTTAAACGATCTAAGTTCCATGGATTTTTCCTCTAACAATTTCAGTGGTGTCTTCCCATCATCAGCATTTAATCTCACCAGCTTTACTTTCATGGACTTCtctttcaatttccttcagggtaCCCTTCCCAACAACATAAGTGGACTTTCGTATCTACAAAAACTCTACTTATATGCAAACTTGCTTAGTGGTAGAGTACCAGGTTGGTTGTTTAGTCTACCATCTTTGGAGTATCTAGACCTCCACTCTAACAAACTTAATGGTCCCATTGACCCCATCCAAGAGCCTAATCTTGTCCAACAAGTCGATTTATCAAAGAATGAAATACAGGGAACAGTTCCAAGTTCTTTCTTTGACCTCATCAACCTTACTTTTCTTGACCTTTCATCTAATAACTTGAGTGACAATATCAAGTCATGCATGCTTGTCAAGCTTAGGAATCTAACGGTGCTTGATCTTTCATTTAACAACTTACTATCAGTAACTAGGTGTAGTGATGATGTCAATTCTACCCTACCCATGATAGATCAGTTCTATTTCTCTTGTTGGATAAATGGCAGTAGCAAAGAAAGCAAAAACgaatga